From a single Parambassis ranga chromosome 2, fParRan2.1, whole genome shotgun sequence genomic region:
- the LOC114444984 gene encoding NLR family CARD domain-containing protein 3-like: MGVEDIKTVLTNGIAGIGKTFLVQKFMLDWAEGKANQDVHLIFPFYFRHLNPRMGNQFSLANLIHECIPETVDIKEESEFKLLFVFDGLDESRLHLDLHVDDCHSVDVTKSTTTDILVKNLINGKLLRSARIWITTRPAAANQIPTDCVDVVTEVRGFTDPQKEEYFRKRFREEEQASRIISHIKTSRSVHNMCHIPVFCWITAGVLEDMLKTREGGELPKTLTEMYIRFLVVQTKVKKVKYDGGAKADSHWSPESREMIQALGKLAFDQLQKGNLIFYESDLTECGIDKAAPVKSGVFTQIFKEEDNVFCFIHLSVQEFLAALHVHLTFINSAVNLLEQSWWSKVIRHKSKLRHLHRSAVDKSLQSPNGHLDLFLRFLLGLSLQTNQTHLQGLLTQTGSSLQTNQKTVQYIKKKISKNVSAERSINLFHCLNELNDHSLVEEIQQSLRSGRLSTDELSPAQWSALVFILLSSEDLEVFDLKKYSASEEALLRLLPVVKASNKVLLSSCNLSERSCEALSSVLTSQSSSLRELDLSDNNLWDSGVKQLAAGLETLQCRLEALRLSSCLITEEGCASLASALTSNPSHLRELDLSYNLMGPGDSGVKLLLDIQDSPNYRLDTLRVDHGGEQNLRLGLKKYFCQLEVDTNSVNRNLKLSDNNREVTYVEEKQPYPDHPDRFDLCPQLLCRNVLTGRCYWEVEWRGVVFISVSYRGISRKGDSADSWFGLNNQSWSLICSDDGYSVWHNNRRTSISSSSVSHRAAVYVDCPAGTLSFYSVSSDTLIHLHTFNTTFTEPLHAGFCLWPGSSVSLCCV, translated from the exons cataaaaacagtgctgaccaacggaatcgcaggaattggaaaaaccttcctggtgcaaaagtttatgctggactgggctgaaggaaaagccaatcaagatgtgcatctcattttccccttctacttCCGTCATCTGAATCCACGGATGGGAaatcagttcagtttggcaaacctcattcatgaatgtatcccagagactgtggacatcaaagaggag agcgaattcaagcttctctttgtgtttgatggactggacgagagccgccttcatctggaccttcatgttgacgattgtcactctgttgatgtaactaagtccaccaccaccgatatcttggtgaaaaacctcatcaatggaaaactgctgcgctctgctcgcatatggataaccacacggcctgcagcagccaatcagatccctactgactgtgtggatgtggtgacagaggtcagagggttcactgacccacagaaggaggagtacttcaggaagagattcagagaggaggagcaggccagcaggatcatctcccacatcaagacatcacgaagcgtCCAcaacatgtgccacatcccagtcttttgctggatcactgctggagttctggaggacatgttgaaaaccagagagggaggagagctacccaagaccctgactgagatgtatatccgcttcctggtggttcagaccaaagtgaagaaggtaaagtatgatggaggagctaaGGCAGATTCACACTGGAGCCCAGAGAGTagggagatgatccaggctctgggaaaactggcttttgatcagctgcagaaaggaaacctgatcttctatgaatcagacctgacagagtgtggcatcgataaaGCAGCCCCAGTGaaatcaggagtgttcacacagatcttcaaagaggaagacaatgtcttctgcttcatccacctgagtgttcaggagtttctggctgctcttcatgtccatttGACCTTCATcaactctgctgtcaacctgctggaacaatctTGGTGGTCTAAAGTCATTAGACACAAATCTAAACTAAGACACCTCCAccggagtgctgtggacaagtccttacagagtccaaatggacacctggacttgttcctccgcttccttcTGGGTCTTTCACTGCAGACCAATCAGACTCACCTACaaggcctgctgacacagacaggaagtagcttacagaccaatcagaaaacagtccagtacatcaagaagAAAATCAGtaagaatgtgtctgcagagagaagcatcaatctgttccactgtctgaatgaactgaatgaccattctctagtggaggagatccaacagtccctgagatcaggacgtctctccacagatgaactgtctcctgctcagtggtcagctctggtcttcatcttactatcatcagaagatctggaggtgtttgacctgaagaaatactctgcttcagaggaggctcttctgaggctgctgccagtggtcaaagcctccaacaaagttct gctgagcagctgtaacctctcagagagaagctgtgaagctctgtcctcagtcctcacctcccagtcctctagtctgagagagctggacctcagTGACAACAACCTGTGGGACTCAGGAGTAAAGCAGTTAGCTGCTGGTTTGGAGACGCTACAGTGTAGACTGGAAGCTCTCAG GTTGTCGAGCTGTCTGATCACAGAGGAAGgttgtgcttctctggcctcagctctgacctccaacccctcccacCTGAGAgaactggacctgagctacaatctaATGggtccaggagactcaggagtgaagctgctgttggacaTTCAGGATAGTCCAAACTATAGACTGGACACTCTCAG ggtggaccatgGTGGGGAGCAGAATTTAAGACTTGGTCTTaagaagt atttctgtcaacttgaagtcgacacaaactcagtgaacagaaacctcaaactgtctgacaacaacagggaggtgacatatgtggaggagaagcagccatatcctgatcatccagacagatttgacctgtgtcctcagctgctgtgtagaaatgttctgactggtcgctgttactgggaggtcgagtggagaggagtggttttcatatcagtgagttacagaggAATCAgtaggaaaggagacagtgctgACAGCTGGTTTGGAttaaacaatcagtcctggagtctgatctgctctgatgatggttactctgtctggcacaataacagaagaacttccatctcctcctcctctgtctctcacagagcagcagtgtatgtggactgtcctgctggcactctgtccttctacagtgtctcctctgacacactgatccacctccacaccttcaacaCCACATTCACTGaacctctacatgctgggttctgttTGTG